In Bacillus weihaiensis, the genomic stretch TATAAGCTGGGCTAATTCCTGCTTCTACAACTGGTCCTGCAGACGCACTTGTTAATACCCAACTGACATTTTTTACTAGAATAACATATAATGTAATTTTTTGTAAACTATGTTTTTAGAATATATTAAATATTCTTTGTTGACTGACTTAGGTTTCAAAACGAATTCACATACTCGGATGGTCTATGTTTACCTCTTAGAAATCTTACAATCTCATTCGTTTTACGAAACCGTTACTACACCATCAAAATCATATATTCAGTATGGTGATAATCCGTTGGAGCATCCGATCGGCTCGAAAGATAAAGGTCACTTTATTATAGACTGCAAAACGGATGTGAGCGGACTAGATAACGAAGAGTTAGCACGTCTTTTGATAAACGTGAACGATTACTCGACCAATGCTTTCATCCAACAGATTCGCCGTAGCCTAAATATCTTAGAACGTCCCCTCGTAACCGCTAGAGGTGAAGGGAAAAGTTATATTTACGCGAATAACAACCCAAAATACGCTCATTATGCTTTAACCAGCTTAAGAACGTACTACAACTTCTGTAAGCCGATTAAATACTCAGGCAACGAGGAATTAACCCCAGCACAACGAATAGAATTAACCGAAAAGGTGTTTGAGTTAGAGGATATTATTTATTTGAGATAATGACTTAGGATTAGCATTGCTACAAGCAGTGCTATTTTTTGACTAGAAAAGAAAACATCAATTTTAATTAGGTTTTTTACAATTTATGTTAAAATTATAAACATACAGGCAATTCTACTTCAGCAAAAGGATAGTTTAATGGAATAAGCGTAAGCGTTTTTAAAAATAAATAAAAGATTAGGGGGATTTGAATGAAAGCAGTATTACAAACAGAGTTTGGTGATTCTGGCGTACTCAAATATACAGATGTTGAGATACCGAAGATAGGTAAAAAAGAAGTCTTAATTAAAGTTGCATATACGAGTGTGAATTATGCAGATATAAAAAAACGTACAGGAAATAAAGGGAAAGGTAATTTTCCTTTAATCCTTGGATTAGATGTTGCAGGAACAATTGAAGAGGTTTCCGCTGACTCAAGTTTTTCTAAGGGAGACCGTGTAATAGCTTTCCCAAAAGGTGGTACGTATGCAGAATTTGGAGTTGCGAATGAACAACTAGTTTTTAAGATTCCAGATAACTTATCATTTGAACAGGCGGCGGCAATGCCAACTGTATCCATTTTAAGCTATATACTTTTTTATGAAATTGGACAAGTGAAGAAAGCAGATACCATTGTTATCCACAGTGCAGCTGGTGGTGTGGGCTCGATGCTCGTCCAATTAGCAAAATTAGCAGGAGTTCAAAAGGTTATCGGAACCGTTGGAAATCTAAAAAAAGAGAATTATGTAAAAAGACTGGGTGTTGATGTGGTTTGTACTTACGAAACATTTGCAGAGGAAGTTTTAAAACAAACAAATAACTTAGGTGCTAATGTTATCTTTGATTCTGTTGCTGGCGAAGTTACAAGTCGGAGTTTAGAATGTTTAGCATTATATGGCACACTCGTGCAATTTGGCAATAGCAGTGGCAAAGCTGGTACGTTAAAAACAAGCGATGTTCATAGTAGTTGTAGGAATGTAAAAGGTTTTAGCTTAGGAACAACAAGAAAACACGATCCAGCACGACTAGCACCTGTCGCTGAAAAAGTTTTGGAACTATTTGCCACAAATAAAATTACACTTCCAATCGAACGAATTTTCGATTTAAGTGATGCAGTACAAGCTCATAGATTAATTGAAAGCCGTAATTATGAAGGGAAAATTTTGATAAAGATCTAAAAACCTGTATCGAAATAAGGACATAAGAAAATAAAAAAACAAGAAAACGACCAGATTTCAATGTCTGATCGTTTTTGCTGTTATTTACATATCCAATTATACTGTTAATTCATCTGCTAAATTGTATGCGATTTATGATGTTT encodes the following:
- a CDS encoding quinone oxidoreductase family protein is translated as MKAVLQTEFGDSGVLKYTDVEIPKIGKKEVLIKVAYTSVNYADIKKRTGNKGKGNFPLILGLDVAGTIEEVSADSSFSKGDRVIAFPKGGTYAEFGVANEQLVFKIPDNLSFEQAAAMPTVSILSYILFYEIGQVKKADTIVIHSAAGGVGSMLVQLAKLAGVQKVIGTVGNLKKENYVKRLGVDVVCTYETFAEEVLKQTNNLGANVIFDSVAGEVTSRSLECLALYGTLVQFGNSSGKAGTLKTSDVHSSCRNVKGFSLGTTRKHDPARLAPVAEKVLELFATNKITLPIERIFDLSDAVQAHRLIESRNYEGKILIKI